In Pseudomonas campi, the sequence CGGCTACAGCAGCGAGGCGCTGGTCGAACGGCCGCTGGAACTGATCGAGCCGAACCTGAGCATGGATCGCTGGCTCAACCTGTGGCGCCGGGTGCGCTCGCGTGACGAGGCCGCGCTGAGTTTCGAGAGCAACTGCCTGCGCGCCGACGGCAGCCTGATGCCGGCGGATGTGTCGCTGAGTTTCCTGCGTTTTCGCGACGCCGAGTACCTGGTGGTGTACATCACCGATGTCACCGAGCGCCGCCGCGCCCATGCGGCGCTGGAGGAAAGCGAGGCGCGCCTGAAGGGCATCGCCAGCAACGTGCCGGGCCTGGTGTTCCGCCTGGAGCGCCCGCTGCCTGGGGCGCCGGTGGACTTCGCCTATATCAGCGAAGGCAGTGAGCAGCTGGTGGGCTATCCGCCGGTGCAGATCATGGCCGCCGATTTCGGCATTCGCAGCCTGGTCCACCCGGACGACCGGGCGCTCTACCACGCCACCCAGGACTCGGCCATCGCGGCGGCCAGTGACTGGCAGTGGCAAGGGCGCATCCTCACCCGTGATGGTCGCCAGCGCTGGGCCGACATCAAGGCGCGGGCCCGCCACCTGGATGGCGAACACGTGGTGTGGGACGGCATGGTCTGGGACATCAGCGAGAACAAGCAGATCGAGCTGCAGCTGGCCGAGTCGCGGGCCCAGCTGCGCGACTTGTCGGCACACCTGGAGAGCGTGCGCGAGGAGGAGAAGGCGCGCATCGCCCGCGAGGTGCACGACGAGCTGGGCCAGGTGCTTACCGTGCTCAAGCTGGAAACCTCGATGTGCGAGCTGGCCTACGGCGAGCTGGACGGCGGCCTGCGCGAGCGTCTGGAGAGTATGAAGAAGCTGATCGCCAACCTGTTCCAGCTGGTGCGCGACGTGGCCACCGCGCTGCGCCCGCCGATCCTGGATGCCGGCATCGCCTCGGCCATCGAGTGGCAGGCGCGGCGTTTCGAGGCGCGCAGCCAGATCCCCTGCCTGGTCGAAGTGCCCGAGCAGCAGTTGCCAGCGCTGTCCGACGCCAAGGCGATCGGCCTGTTCCGCGTGCTGCAGGAAGCGCTGACCAACGTGCTGCGCCACGCCCAGGCGCATACTGTGGCCGTGCGCCTGAGCGTGGAGGGCGACCAGCTGTGCCTGAGCGTCAGCGACGATGGTCGCGGCTTCGATCCGCAGGCGGCGCGCGCACAATCGTTCGGCCTGGTCGGCATGCGCGAGCGGGTGCTGATGCTCGGCGGTACGCTGCAGATCGACAGCCAGCCGGGCGAGGGCGTGACCCTCAGCGTGCGGGTGGCCCTGGATGAACAAGAGGAAATCGCGTGATTCGAGTACTGGTAGCCGAAGACCACACCATCGTCCGCGAGGGCATCAAGCAACTGATCGGCCTGGCCAAGGACCTGCTGGTGGTGGGTGAGGCCTGCAACGGCGAGCAACTGCTGGAGACCCTGCGTCACACGCCCTGCGAAGTGGTGCTGCTGGATATCTCCATGCCCGGGGTCAACGGCCTGGAGGCGATTCCGCGGATCCGCGCGCTGAGCAATCCGCCGGCGGTGCTGGTGCTGTCCATGCACGACGAGGCGCAGATGGCCGCCCGCGCGCTGAAGATCGGCGCGGCCGGTTATGCGACCAAGGACAGCGACCCGGCGCTGCTGCTCACCGCCATCCGCAAGGTCGCCGCGGGTGGCCGCTACATCGACCCGGACCTGGCCGACCGCATGGTCTTCGAGGTCGGCCTGACCGATTCGCGGCCGCCCCATGCGCAGCTCTCCGAGCGCGAGTTCTCGGTGTTCGAGCGGCTGGTGCAGGGTGAGGGGGTCAACGAGATTGCCCTGCACCTGTCGATCAGCAGCAAGACCGTCAGCACCCACAAGGCGCGCCTGATGCAGAAGCTCGGCAG encodes:
- a CDS encoding response regulator transcription factor, which encodes MIRVLVAEDHTIVREGIKQLIGLAKDLLVVGEACNGEQLLETLRHTPCEVVLLDISMPGVNGLEAIPRIRALSNPPAVLVLSMHDEAQMAARALKIGAAGYATKDSDPALLLTAIRKVAAGGRYIDPDLADRMVFEVGLTDSRPPHAQLSEREFSVFERLVQGEGVNEIALHLSISSKTVSTHKARLMQKLGSHSVADLVKYAMEHKLL
- a CDS encoding PAS domain-containing sensor histidine kinase, with translation MRQVLFGGLLVLLSPWLWAAAAGDGVALDESQRAWLAEHPRLRVGVVLQAPYAEFTRRQQQLSGLNIELFEALGKSLPVQFSWRGYPDQQALEEALRAGKVDLAPGLSQTPAGLRQWLYSDPYLRIPHLLVGERLGTVAIELEQLGATDVIATRMPSSVADYLRSNYFNLKLLAQPSDRQALQAVLEQQARFAVVDQAQLSRLSQESEFATLQVVGDVGLPQLLRIGTRRDWPQLATIIDAALRALPAQTLEQLQNRWLTAQKPGIKDSPRFWRNLSLLLGTLLLVSLALLAVLRRQRSRLEHRLLDARQALALREAAEEALRLTQFSIDHSTVGILWVNWDSHIRYANRAVAQMLGYSSEALVERPLELIEPNLSMDRWLNLWRRVRSRDEAALSFESNCLRADGSLMPADVSLSFLRFRDAEYLVVYITDVTERRRAHAALEESEARLKGIASNVPGLVFRLERPLPGAPVDFAYISEGSEQLVGYPPVQIMAADFGIRSLVHPDDRALYHATQDSAIAAASDWQWQGRILTRDGRQRWADIKARARHLDGEHVVWDGMVWDISENKQIELQLAESRAQLRDLSAHLESVREEEKARIAREVHDELGQVLTVLKLETSMCELAYGELDGGLRERLESMKKLIANLFQLVRDVATALRPPILDAGIASAIEWQARRFEARSQIPCLVEVPEQQLPALSDAKAIGLFRVLQEALTNVLRHAQAHTVAVRLSVEGDQLCLSVSDDGRGFDPQAARAQSFGLVGMRERVLMLGGTLQIDSQPGEGVTLSVRVALDEQEEIA